AGATGTGGCAGCATCGAGAAATAAAACCATGTCTCAAGTAGCGCTGAACTGGTGTATTGCTAAAGGAACTATCCCCATTCCCGGCGCAAAATCCATACAACAGGCGCAGGAGAATATCGGTGCTTTGGGTTGGGAATTAGACTTTGGTGAAGTCGCTGAGTTAGATAAAGCTGCTGCTAGTTCAGATAAGAAAATGGTGCAAAATATTTTTCAGACTAAATAGGATTTTTGTTGACTGTTGACTGTTTACCCTGAGCGTAGCCGTTCGCGGAGCGTCTCGCAGAGAAGGGTTGGCTGTTGATAGTAAATTAATTAAGGCAGGATTTTAGGAACTTGGGTATTATTAGCTTGGAAGAATTTATGCTTGTCAAAACCGAAAGTATTAGCTACCAATGAGTTAGGGAAATTTTGAATCTCTCGATTATATGCTTGTACTGCTTGGTTGTAACGCATCCGTTCTACAGCAATGCGATTTTCAGTCCCGGCTAGTTCGTATTGCAGATTGATAAACAACTGGCTGGAACTTAATTGATTATTAGCAGCAGCATAGTTTTGAAAAAGGGCGATCGCTTGATTAATTTGCGCGATCGCATTAGCTTTTTGTTCTGGGGTGGCTGCTTGCACATAAGCCTGTCGTGACTGCACCAATAAAGAGATTAAATCTTTCTCCTGTTTGGCGTAAGCTTGTGTCACATTGACTAAGTTGGGTATCAAATCAGCACGGCGCTGGAGTTGGTTTTCCACTTGCGCCCAAGCAGCTTCTACTCTGGTACTACTACTCTGTAGAGAATTATAAGTCCAAGCAGTCCAGACTGTTAAAGCGGCAACTATACCTGCACCAAAGATAAGTAGTCTTTGGCGTAGGTGGGCTAATTGCTTTTGTTTCTCAAGTTGTTGCTGATGTTTTGCTTGGACTTCTTGGATGGCTTGCTGAATCAACTCCGGCGGAATATTAACTTCTTTTCCGGCTGCTATTAATTCACCAGGGGAATAACTTTGACTTTGCTGCGCGTAGTAGCGTGAGGCTAACTCTAGCACCTCCGGGGCAATCTCTTCGGGGATTCTCTTGTCTGCATTATTCATTGTTTTTACCTACCAACTACCACCAGCACCACCGCCGCCGCTACTTCCACCACCAAAACCACCGCCGCCGCCTCCACTAAAACCACCACCACTAGAACTACCACCACCCCAGCTACCAGAACTAGGAGGTGGGGGAGGTGGTAAGCGCGGAATTACTTCCTCTATTTTTTTGTGATAGGCACAACTATGACATTTATCAGTTATTAATCTTTTGCCAACATTGTATTGTGTGGGGCTAACGACGGTTGTTTCAGTGCGGGTAACAGTCAGTTCCTCACAATGAGGACATCGCCTAAATCGAGATGAACGGGATTCTAAGGCAACTATATTAAAGCCTGTGTCTGTGAGTTTCTCGCTACAGCTTGGACATTTCCATCCGTTAAAGCTGACACTACCTAAATTTTGTGCTATTTTTTCGACTTTGTTCAGGTGTTCCTCAACTGTAGCTGCATCTACTTTTACCATTGGTTGTTGACAATCAGCACAGCAAAAGCTGTAATTGCCTTGTTTTCTCCTTGTACGTCCTGAAGGAGGAATGAGAATTTTCTTTTTCCTTCCTAAATAAGTAGCCGCACCGCCAACTCCTAGTATAGATGCGCCTACAACGGCTACGAATACCCAAGGGTTGGAGTTATTTTCCGGTTGAGAGGTTTGGGGGTTGGAGGTGAGTGGCGATCGCGTTTCGCTCACCGTAGGCGATGGCGAAACGCCCACCGTAGGTGATCGCTCAGATTCTAGAATAACTACTAAGGCTTTAGTTCCCGCCAGTGTACCACCTGCAAAATCCTTTTTTTTGAATCGCGGGATAATTTGACTATCAATAATATCGCCTACTTTCGCATCGGGTAAAATTGCTTCTACACCGTAACCTGTTTCAATTTCGACACGGCGATCGCTAACAGAAATTAAGAATAATACGCCATTATCTTTACCTTTCTTTCCAACTCCCCAATAATTGAACAGTTGGGTGGCAAATGCTTTGGGACTATCAGCCGGAGAAGTTTTTGGCACTGTTACCACTGTCATTTCTGTGCCGTTTTTCGCCTCAAGTTGAGAAATGAGTTGATTAATTTGGCTTTCAGTTTCATTATTGAGGATGCCTGCCATATCAGTTACCCAAACACCACGCTGTCGAGGATTGGGAACTTCTTGGACAGTCAAAGCCAAGCTAGAAAGAGGAGAAAGAAACAAGACAGAGGAGAATAAACCCACTGCCAAAATCTGTTTTGGTTTTAATAAATTAAATTGCATATCCTTCACCTTTAGCAAAAACTGTCTAGCCTCTAGAAGCAAAATCAGCTTTTGTTTTTAGGTTTTACTTTAGAGCGTTATGGTATATACTTTGATACTAATTCTTTGAACCCAATTTCCCAATTTTGTTAGGAAAATAAACAATAATCAAAGCAAAATTAACGCTAGTAAAGAATTTATTGTTGAGGGTGTATCTAGATCCTCACCTGAGATTACTCGTCTGTTGCCACCACAATTTGCTAAATTCCAAGTTTTGGAGTGCAATAAGAATAGTTTAAATTTGGCTCATTTAGGGGTGGTACAGTGGTGCGGAATGATACGTTGGAACAAATTAATTATAGAGACTGGTCATGGTCTTACTGGTTTACTTTGCCACTGTATCCATACGGTAAACGACGGACACTCAGACAAGAGGTAATTAAAAATACTATTTGGACTTTCGACCAGATACAGGGAGTTTTTTACGTAGTTGTCCCTATTCGCATGACTGTAGTCAAATTGGAGAAGGGAGGACTACTAGTATATGCACCTGTTGCGCCTACACCTGAATGTATTCGCTTGGTTAATGAGTTGGTAGCAGAACACGGTGATGTGAAATATATCATTCTGCCAACTATTTCTGGACTGGAACACAAGGTATTTGTCGGCCCCTTCGCTAGATGTTTTCCCCAAGCACAGGTATTTGTCTCCCCAAATCAATGGAGTTTTCCTCTTAATCTTCCCCTCAGTTGGTTGGGTTTACCTCGTAAACGCACTCATATACTCCCAGAGGATAGTAGCCTAGTTCCCTTTGCTGATGAGTTTGACTACGCAATTTTAGATACAATTGACCTTGGCCCTGGTAAGTTTGCAGAGGTAGCATTTTTCCATAAGCGATCGCATACTCTGCTTGTAACCGATTCTATCGTGTCTGTATCCGCAGATCCACCAGCGATTGTCCAGTTAGACCCCTATCCCTTACTATTCCACGCTAAAGATAAAGCCTCAGATATCGTTGCAGATAATCAAGCCAACCGTCGCAAGGGATGGGAACGTATAACATTATTTGCCTTATATTTCCGTCCCAGCGCCTTAGAAGTACCTAGTTGGGGCGAAGTATGGAAGGAAGCCTTAAAAGCGCCAGAACGCTCTTATAGAGCTTATTTTGGCTTATTTCCGTTTAAATGGCAACCAGATTGGCGGCGATCGTTTACAGCTTTGCATGGTGATGGACGCTTATTTGTCGCGCCAGTGCTTCAAACTTTGATTCTTAACCGCGCACCCAGAGAAACTATTAATTGGGCTGATAAGGTAGCAAGTTGGGATTTCCAATGGATTATTCCTTGCCATTTTGATGCCCCAATTAAAGCAGAACCCCATCAATTCCGCCAAGCATTCTCCTTTTTAGAAAAGCAGATGGCTGCGGGTAGCTTAAGTACTAGCACTTATCCTTTACCAGAAAAAGATTTTCAACTGTTGCAAGAAATTAATAGTGGTTTATCTAAAAGTAGGATTGTACCACCCGCGAAA
Above is a genomic segment from Nostoc sp. MS1 containing:
- a CDS encoding DUF4336 domain-containing protein, with product MRNDTLEQINYRDWSWSYWFTLPLYPYGKRRTLRQEVIKNTIWTFDQIQGVFYVVVPIRMTVVKLEKGGLLVYAPVAPTPECIRLVNELVAEHGDVKYIILPTISGLEHKVFVGPFARCFPQAQVFVSPNQWSFPLNLPLSWLGLPRKRTHILPEDSSLVPFADEFDYAILDTIDLGPGKFAEVAFFHKRSHTLLVTDSIVSVSADPPAIVQLDPYPLLFHAKDKASDIVADNQANRRKGWERITLFALYFRPSALEVPSWGEVWKEALKAPERSYRAYFGLFPFKWQPDWRRSFTALHGDGRLFVAPVLQTLILNRAPRETINWADKVASWDFQWIIPCHFDAPIKAEPHQFRQAFSFLEKQMAAGSLSTSTYPLPEKDFQLLQEINSGLSKSRIVPPAKGQV
- a CDS encoding LemA family protein, yielding MNNADKRIPEEIAPEVLELASRYYAQQSQSYSPGELIAAGKEVNIPPELIQQAIQEVQAKHQQQLEKQKQLAHLRQRLLIFGAGIVAALTVWTAWTYNSLQSSSTRVEAAWAQVENQLQRRADLIPNLVNVTQAYAKQEKDLISLLVQSRQAYVQAATPEQKANAIAQINQAIALFQNYAAANNQLSSSQLFINLQYELAGTENRIAVERMRYNQAVQAYNREIQNFPNSLVANTFGFDKHKFFQANNTQVPKILP
- a CDS encoding TPM domain-containing protein; amino-acid sequence: MQFNLLKPKQILAVGLFSSVLFLSPLSSLALTVQEVPNPRQRGVWVTDMAGILNNETESQINQLISQLEAKNGTEMTVVTVPKTSPADSPKAFATQLFNYWGVGKKGKDNGVLFLISVSDRRVEIETGYGVEAILPDAKVGDIIDSQIIPRFKKKDFAGGTLAGTKALVVILESERSPTVGVSPSPTVSETRSPLTSNPQTSQPENNSNPWVFVAVVGASILGVGGAATYLGRKKKILIPPSGRTRRKQGNYSFCCADCQQPMVKVDAATVEEHLNKVEKIAQNLGSVSFNGWKCPSCSEKLTDTGFNIVALESRSSRFRRCPHCEELTVTRTETTVVSPTQYNVGKRLITDKCHSCAYHKKIEEVIPRLPPPPPPSSGSWGGGSSSGGGFSGGGGGGFGGGSSGGGGAGGSW